In one Culex quinquefasciatus strain JHB chromosome 2, VPISU_Cqui_1.0_pri_paternal, whole genome shotgun sequence genomic region, the following are encoded:
- the LOC119767815 gene encoding PHD and RING finger domain-containing protein 1-like isoform X2 — protein sequence MSSDSDDEILAGGGSGIGTRRQLRRRAGAAGAGTGAGRRLRDEDSEEDSGSEIEQARPKKGKKIPLPAEEDEAGPSGVQQNAASDNDSSAWESDWNSDEEKLLKQGGQEAAAALVSKLGYASDSSTSSGDGDKCPICLLSLNDQEVGVPEVCDHMFCAPCIEEWAKNVTTCPIDRKNFDAINVYKSVDRKQLVRKNQVQTKPADEVPVLEDHELTYCEVCRRPDREDTMLLCDACNLGFHMECLSPPLEIVPVGSWYCDCCFASASEEDDEEVNDLLNDLDNEMGGLRQTRLRQRMYSPPRIVRTRQSERIRSTILTRTSTAVRLNVVQDDQQPGPSSRRTARAPTTAAAAAAPSRSVRKRRKRRTRRKILHMIISEYDVNNDDEKFAVRRKKIYKTLKRLSKKRSKRKRTSRGVSSGMEGAVADLQQQRFSTGIPTLKLFGGANDLDYFSDEEGGDDLEADVSIGGRGETALQSARAAIRNPLGRRRALKSGFEPSSSSGPVDLLGSIMQDQARWHSKQGTKDIKIDNGKIIFQAEVPSKKTNQVPGTSQAGLGQNSSGNAALPETSSAGTADSTSSNAAGGSGSTAGPSSSSAGASVASSSSGGAGESGGNGRGNDLFDPLDTSIFVDLPPLKGKENEKEAQKKKDETEDPMDTSIFVDLPPIGAPDKDKKKKNDEFDMFGKESPIPLPQRPPTSQVPLNPAPEISTTTTPDGAEPGPSRGFGKFKFTMTSEPDNDNCPNMSMYSSETLEYTKNTGGGEDPYDPLDSEQKTDDEGGERDEDLVQLDDEDPVEQSSPAKPHDQQEGIPNGTDKLPTGDPDHDAFDSDSEDELKQIEEVEGPEPEPSTELEALTPPLTTTVAASMVTSSTAVTTVASVASSVDEGNGPIASSAQGGEEDRSYTPCLDEKYQEARREHDRSGNTPDLPPAGSPKEGIDGMDTELISEEDEDTFKEDETAAASTSKATSSGAARRKDATFKKVNKRGKERNYRGDKDKDNSGKKKDRSDNKENDSRRSRDRDRDRDRNRSSRRPRRKELPRYDVRTVIAEKRPKVVKDPFGRDVTPKPVSKTRSRSPAERRREMSISLSPEPPRRFNRRRSVSPRFNRARNRTPPTFFRRSRSPEAPPGGRPVRMRSVSRSRSPIVHRHRPSRSVSRSASPPGRHGGRVPVMAPESPQLGRGKAKKPKKKKGRQAASPSRSRSPSEGRGGKKKGKKSRKKKNKHRGGSPSGAAGSAQKKKKSRRRSTSPMLSPSRSRSGSPIPGQTTGVLTERFAKVRQQNSWTPPPPTRPKTNGTNLTVILTNEEALAKQAKERERKRKEARRRDRARDKNLPSKEVFTSGDNILVSVSFNDKNLNKENQQAAGGEGGEVSSAAAQKRMKDIAKKRAEAEKAKRKRLERLKKTRGEAPKPVVIIDLDRSPFRVITPSPRAVIVLSDSDVEKEKERREGTSGVANGGQSTAEANATGGASTSQRKSPAERHDEDMFGPKTPPGFPSQPQPSQGKPAAPKFTMQVKSKSTNLRPLNPLYEPGELDEGKTPERMDNAESSNYNMVGPNTPPEPAPQSPSPDVYDPFEPTKSPSPSPSRRDNASIERLSDLDDAVLPSSSGKVDGPDSGAGGDPKADSQNADESMNGDQEPPPTRGSKITILSNIVISQPSNSGQGVVSGSGVSSANQQLNSTGDDSDVIFDDFVSSSAPAPSNNVGYSTSSSANPIKSYSTAANSSSLISKLPLPPGAAGGQKFSDFINPTDSPYSPGASDFDDLFEPGGELDSPPPAPTKQSYKPTKIPTKGAKKGGGGGGNFDNLFGGSPANNFGKRKKGGHKRRGKPKGGDDEEDVSKLSTKERFMRKLNRLERVVEEVKLVIKPFYNKKQINKEEYKDILRRAVPKICHSRTGEINPIKIQKLIKAYVHKVRARRRLAKKGGAGGGGGGGGGPVGLPGVNINPMII from the exons atgagttCGGACTCGGATGATGAGATTTTGGCCGGTGGCGGCAGTGGCATCGGGACACGGCGCCAGCTGAGACGAAGAGCAGGAGCGGCCGGAGCTGGAACAGGTGCCGGAAGACGCCTTCGGGACGAGGATTCTGAGGAGGACAGCGGCAGCGAAATCGAGCAGGCCCGCCCGAAGAAGGGGAAAAAGATTCCGCTGCCGGCGGAAGAGGACGAGGCCGGTCCCAGTGGAGTGCAGCAG AATGCAGCCAGCGACAACGACAGCTCCGCGTGGGAATCGGACTGGAACAGCGACGAGGAGAAGCTGCTCAAGCAGGGTGGCCAGGAGGCTGCGGCCGCCCTGGTCAGCAAGCTAGGCTACGCGTCGGATTCGTCCACGAGCAGCGGCGACGGCGACAAATGTCCGATCTGTTTGCTCTCGCTGAACGACCAGGAGGTGGGCGTTCCGGAGGTGTGCGACCACATGTTCTGCGCGCCCTGCATCGAAGAGTGGGCCAAAAACGTGACCACGTGTCCGATTGACCGGAAGAACTTTGACGCGATCAACGTGTACAAGAGCGTCGACCGGAAGCAGCTGGTTCGCAAGAATCAGGTCCAAACCAAACCCGCCGATGAAGTGCCGGTGCTGGAGGACCACGAGCTCACTTATTGTGAGGTGTGCCGACGTCCGGATCGCGAGGACACGATGCTGCTGTGCGACGCGTGCAATCTGGGCTTCCACATGGAGTGCCTCAGTCCACCGTTGGAGATCGTTCCGGTTGGGTCGTGGTACTGCGACTGCTGCTTTGCGTCCGCCTCCGAGGAGGACGACGAAGAGGTCAACGATCTGCTGAACGATCTGGACAACGAGATGGGTGGATTGCGTCAGACGCGGCTGCGCCAACGAATGTACAGCCCGCCGCGGATTGTCCGTACGCGCCAGAGCGAGCGCATCCGTTCGACGATCCTAACCCGAACGAGCACGGCCGTCCGGCTGAACGTGGTCCAGGACGACCAGCAGCCGGGTCCGTCATCGCGAAGAACTGCCAGAGCACCGACAACGGCGGCGGCAGCGGCTGCTCCTTCGAGGAGTGTCCGCAAGCGGCGAAAGCGTCGCACCCGGAGAAAGATCCTGCACATGATCATCTCCGAGTACGACGTCAACAACGACGACGAAAAGTTTGCCGTGCGCCGCAAGAAGATCTACAAGACGCTGAAGCGGTTAAGCAAGAAGCGGTCCAAGCGCAAACGCACGTCTCGT GGCGTTTCGTCCGGCATGGAGGGGGCGGTGGCGGATTTGCAGCAGCAACGCTTTAGCACCGGCATTCCGACGCTGAAGCTGTTTGGCGGAGCGAACGATCTGGACTACTTTTCGGACGAGGAAGGCGGGGATGATTTGGAGGCGGATGTTTCGATTGGAGGTCGGGGTGAGACGGCCTTGCAGAGTGCCCGTGCCGCGATTCGCAATCCGTTGGGCAGAAGACGAGCGCTGAAGAGTGGGTTTGAGCCGAGTTCGAGCAGCGGGCCGGTGGATCTGCTGGGGAGCATCATGCAGGATCAGGCCCGTTGGCATTCGAAGCAGGGCACGAAGGACATCAAGATTGACAATGGCAAGATTATATTCCAAGCGGAAGTTCCCTCGAAGAAGACGAACCAGGTGCCGGGAACGTCACAAGCCGGGCTGGGGCAGAACTCGAGTGGAAATGCTGCACTGCCGGAGACGAGCAGCGCTGGTACGGCTGATTCTACCAGTTCCAACGCTGCTGGTGGCAGTGGAAGCACGGCTGGGCCGAGTTCGTCGTCGGCTGGGGCGTCGGTTGCCAGTTCCTCTTCCGGAGGAGCCGGTGAAAGTGGGGGAAATGGTCGGGGCAACGATTTGTTTGACCCACTGGACACGTCCATCTTTGTTGATCTTCCGCCGTTGAAGGGCAAGGAGAACGAAAAGGAAGCGCAGAAGAAAAAGGACGAAACTGAGGATCCGATGGACACGTCCATTTTCGTAGATCTTCCTCCGATTGGAGCGCCAGATAAggataagaagaagaagaacgaCGAATTCGACATGTTTGGAAAAGAAAGTCCAATTCCACTGCCACAGCGACCGCCCACTTCCCAAGTACCGTTGAATCCGGCACCGGAAATCTCCACGACGACCACACCGGATGGGGCCGAGCCGGGACCTTCCCGCGGATTCGGCAAGTTCAAGTTTACGATGACTAGCGAACCCGACAACGACAACTGCCCAAACATGTCCATGTACTCGTCGGAAACGCTCGAGTACACGAAGAATACGGGTGGCGGCGAAGATCCGTACGACCCGTTGGACAGCGAACAAAAGACGGACGACGAGGGAGGCGAACGGGACGAGGATCTGGTTCAGCTAGACGACGAAGATCCCGTTGAGCAGTCATCTCCGGCCAAACCTCACGACCAGCAGGAAGGCATCCCCAACGGAACGGACAAGCTGCCAACCGGAGATCCCGACCACGATGCGTTCGATTCCGACTCGGAGGATGAGCTCAAGCAGATCGAAGAAGTCGAAGGACCCGAACCGGAACCATCGACCGAGCTGGAAGCCCTTACCCCTCCGCTAACAACGACAGTCGCGGCATCCATGGTCACTTCCAGCACGGCCGTAACGACGGTTGCCTCGGTGGCGTCCTCCGTCGACGAAGGCAACGGTCCCATTGCCAGTTCCGCCCAGGGTGGCGAAGAAGATCGCAGCTACACACCCTGCCTGGACGAAAAGTATCAGGAAGCACGGCGCGAGCACGACCGCAGCGGAAACACTCCGGATCTGCCGCCGGCGGGTTCGCCGAAAGAAG GTATTGATGGCATGGACACGGAGCTAATCTCCGAGGAGGATGAAGATACCTTCAAAGAAGACGAAACGGCAGCGGCGTCCACGTCGAAGGCCACCTCGTCCGGCGCCGCCCGCAGGAAAGACGCTACCTTCAAGAAGGTAAACAAAAGGGGCAAAGAGCGCAACTATCGCGGCGACAAGGACAAGGACAACAGCGGCAAGAAGAAGGATCGTAGCGACAACAAGGAGAACGATTCGCGGCGTTCGCGGGATCGTGACAGAGATCGCGATCGAAACCGGTCGTCCCGTCGTCCCCGGCGGAAGGAACTGCCCCGTTACGACGTCCGCACGGTGATTGCCGAGAAGCGTCCGAAGGTGGTGAAAGATCCGTTTGGGCGAGATGTTACGCCGAAGCCGGTTTCGAAGACGCGCAGTCGTTCTCCAGCCGAGCGGCGCCGCGAGATGTCAATTTCGTTGAGTCCGGAGCCGCCTCGTCGCTTCAACAGACGCCGATCGGTATCGCCGAGGTTCAACCGTGCCCGGAACCGAACACCGCCGACATTCTTCAGACGGTCGCGATCGCCCGAAGCGCCGCCTGGAGGTCGCCCGGTTCGGATGAGGTCGGTCAGTCGTTCGCGGTCACCGATCGTACATCGGCATCGCCCGTCGAGATCGGTTTCGCGTTCGGCGTCTCCGCCGGGTCGTCACGGCGGACGGGTTCCGGTAATGGCGCCCGAGTCGCCCCAGCTGGGACGGGGTAAGGCGAAGAAGCCCAAGAAGAAGAAGGGACGTCAGGCGGCATCGCCGAGCAGAAGTCGCAGTCCGAGCGAGGGTCGTGGCGGCAAGAAGAAGGGCAAGAAGAGTCGCAAGAAGAAGAACAAGCATCGCGGGGGTTCGCCGTCTGGGGCGGCAGGTTCAGcacagaagaagaagaagagtcgTAGAAGGTCGACTTCGCCGATGTTGTCACCTTCGCGGTCCCGCTCCGGTTCGCCGATTCCGGGCCAGACAACGGGAGTTCTGACCGAGCGGTTCGCCAAGGTACGACAGCAGAACTCGTGGACTCCACCGCCGCCAACCAGGCCCAAAACCAACGGCACCAATCTGACGGTGATCCTAACCAACGAGGAAGCCCTGGCCAAGCAAGCCAAGGAGCGCGAGCGGAAGCGGAAGGAAGCGAGACGTCGAGACCGGgcccgggacaaaaatctgcCCTCGAAGGAAGTATTTACATCAGGTGATAATATATTAGTTAGTGTTAGTTTTAACGACAAAAACTTGAATAAGGAGAACCAGCAGGCTGCCGGCGGCGAGGGCGGAGAAGTTTCGTCCGCGGCGGCACAAAAACGGATGAAGGACATTGCGAAGAAGCGCGCCGAAGCGGAAAAAGCCAAACGCAAACGGCTGGAGCGGCTCAAGAAGACCCGCGGTGAAGCGCCCAAACCGGTGGTCATTATCGACCTGGACCGGTCACCGTTCCGCGTAATTACCCCGTCCCCTCGAGCGGTCATCGTACTCAGCGACAGTGACGTCGAAAAGGAGAAGGAACGTCGCGAAGGCACATCCGGAGTTGCCAACGGCGGTCAATCCACAGCGGAGGCGAATGCCACCGGCGGTGCGTCAACCTCCCAGCGTAAATCACCCGCAGAACGACACGACGAGGACATGTTCGGACCGAAGACACCGCCCGGATTCCCGAGCCAACCGCAACCCTCGCAGGGCAAACCCGCGGCGCCAAAGTTCACAATGCAAGTCAAGTCCAAGTCGACGAACCTCCGCCCGCTGAACCCACTCTACGAACCGGGCGAACTCGACGAGGGCAAAACGCCCGAGCGAATGGACAACGCCGAGAGCTCCAACTACAACATGGTCGGACCAAACACCCCTCCGGAACCGGCCCCCCAATCACCCTCCCCGGACGTGTACGACCCGTTCGAACCGACCAAATCTCCCTCACCTTCACCCTCACGCCGAGACAACGCCTCCATCGAACGCCTCTCCGACCTGGACGATGCCGTCCTGCCCTCGAGCAGCGGCAAAGTGGATGGGCCCGACTCGGGTGCCGGCGGTGACCCCAAAGCCGACTCCCAGAACGCGGACGAGTCCATGAACGGCGACCAGGAACCGCCGCCAACCCGCGGAAGCAAAATCACCATCCTCAGCAACATTGTCATCAGCCAGCCCTCGAACAGCGGCCAGGGCGTGGTCAGCGGTTCCGGCGTGTCGTCCGCCAACCAGCAGCTGAACAGCACCGGCGACGACTCGGACGTCATCTTTGACGACTTTGTCTCATCGTCCGCCCCCGCCCCCAGCAACAACGTCGGCTACAGCACGTCCAGCTCGGCGAATCCCATCAAGTCGTACAGCACGGCGGCCAACTCGTCGAGTCTGATCTCGAAACTGCCACTGCCGCCGGGAGCCGCCGGCGGTCAAAAGTTCAGCGACTTTATCAACCCAACCGACTCGCCGTACTCGCCGGGGGCTAGCGACTTTGACGACCTGTTCGAGCCGGGTGGTGAACTGGACTCGCCACCGCCGGCCCCGACCAAGCAGTCCTACAAGCCGACCAAGATCCCGACCAAGGGCGCCAAGAAGGGTGGCGGAGGCGGAGGTAACTTCGACAACCTGTTTGGCGGCTCGCCGGCCAACAACTTTGGCAAACGCAAGAAGGGCGGTCACAAGCGAAGAG GCAAACCCAAAGGAGGAGACGACGAGGAAGACGTGTCCAAGCTGTCCACGAAGGAGAGG TTTATGAGGAAGTTGAACCGTTTGGAGCGGGTCGTGGAGGAGGTGAAACTTGTCATCAAGCCGTTCTACAACAAGAAGCAAATCAACAAGGAGGAATACAAAGACATTCTGCGGCGCGCGGTTCCGAAG ATTTGCCACAGCCGAACGGGCGAGATCAACCCGATCAAGATCCAGAAGCTCATCAAGGCGTACGTTCACAAGGTGCGGGCCCGGCGGCGCCTCGCCAAGAAGGGCGGtgccggtggtggtggtggcggcggtggCGGTCCCGTTGGACTGCCCGGCGTCAACATCAACCCGATGATCATCTAA